Proteins encoded together in one Porites lutea chromosome 2, jaPorLute2.1, whole genome shotgun sequence window:
- the LOC140928081 gene encoding ciliary microtubule inner protein 1-like, whose translation MVFGKSKTGFNFVHQDQIWKDHVGHEHSAAKRWPENWGFLIGQYKILANEDESVENGTAAVRVKQRREALKLPPIDSSVASQLSVGRSTAKFPTKTSEEVGWRSSQLHCNLERYGRYTKLKTSFLGQMKWPPEAID comes from the exons ATGGTGTTCGGAAAAAGTAAGACGGGATTCAATTTTGTTCATCAGGACCAGATCTG GAAAGACCACGTTGGTCATGAACACAGCGCGGCGAAACGATGGCCTGAAAACTGGGGGTTTCTCATCGGGCAGTACAAAATC CTGGCAAATGAAGATGAAAGTGTTGAAAATGGTACCGCAGCAGTAAGAGTCAAACAAAGACGTGAAGCTCTGAAATTACCACCAATTGATTCCAGCGTTGCATCACAACTGTCAGTGGGCAGATCAACAGCAAAGTTTCCAACCAAGACTTCTGAAGAAGTGGGCTGGCGATCCAGTCAATTACACTGTAATTTAGAAAGATATGGAAGGTACACAAAGCTGAAGACATCATTCCTTGGACAAATGAAATGGCCTCCTGAAGCAATTGATTAG